CAGGTGCAACCTGGTAAAGGTCAATTTAATTATCTCGAGCAAGGCTTCAACGAGGTTAACAGATACTTTGAGAATACCAATAATTTACAGACGCAGCAGGTCAAGCAAGGATTCCAAATTCCGCCGAACAGAGTCAATGAAGGTAGACCAGTAGGTCGTCCAGTGCAGCCCGAATTATCTGGAAATCCAGTGAACGGGCAATTCATATCGCATCAAGATAGCCGTGAACAAATCAACGAATACCAAAAAGCCGACGGCAGCATAGAGACAAACGGTAAACCCGGTACATCTGAACCAGATGTTTATCAATTTGACTTTCGGCGGAAGCAGGGCCTGTACTCTGAAAAACATAACTATGAGGCAAACAAACGGTTTGAACAGAAACAGATTGACGCAAATTTTACAAAGCCAGTAGGTCAACCAGATAAAGGGCAAACTGGACTAGCTCCCATATCTGGTAGACCAGGCAAAAAAATGCAGCTTGACGAATTTCAACAACTCGAAACATCTGACAAAACAAATCCTGATACTGAATCGATCCAGCCAGCTGCTCCCACATCCTCAACGCCGTTTGAGCGAGATCCTACTATCGGAGCCATCGGCGTGCAACCGCCCCGCTCTCAACAAAGTAAACCAGTTCCACTTTCCATAGGACCAGATCCACAAGCTTGCCCATGTTATCTAGTCGAATCTAATACCACTTCGTCACTGACGACGACTAGCACCACGCCAACTCCTTTAATCGGCCAATTAGGCTTTATACCTGTTGTCTTTGTCCCATTCTGTCCTGGTGAAAAAGCAgacagtgaaaaaatgaagtcAATATTTCCGACTGCCACCCCAGTTCCGTATCCTTGTGACGTCTGTGGACCACATGAAGCAAAGATAACGACACAGTACCTTGACTTGAATCAGCTTGGTAGTCTTAAGCATCTAAAAGAAGCTTTGAGCCAGGCGAAACTTGGACTCTTGAACATCCCTATCGACAGGCGCCTTCTCAGACGAAAGGtcaagagaatgaaaatagaatgATAATTTAAGCTAGAAAAATATTGCTCTTCTTTTTGTACAGCACGACGTAGAGTTCATTGAGTAAATCAAATAGAGGCTGGTTGACGTGGAAATGGTGAGAGTGCCCGTCCGTCAGCTGCTGGACAGCTGATGGATGGCCAGGTAGAGGTTATTGGTGCCGGGGCTATTTTCTTCATCTGACTATTGGAGCGAGGATTCACGTGCCTTCCAACTCACCATTTCTCCGTAAATCAACGCCTAAAATCAACTTTCTTCGTAAGAACCATGTTGTATTCTTTAAAGTAAGTTCACGTATTTACCATTCGACcatgtaaaataaatgaataagcTGCTGCACCCCGTAGTGTCGTATACTATGGACGTCAGATCGTTAAGTAATTTTGTAATACCATTTGTCCAATATTtgtgtatgtacgtgtatCACGCTCCTGAACGTGAGGACAAATGACAAacgtttataaataaatgatacatttttttaattgcacaATTGGATCTAGGCTCCAACTCCAGTTATGaatgtatttcaaaatttgggCTCACAATTCGTAAGATGAGACTGTACCTTGTAAGCGCGTGGGAAGAGGAATCATGAAACCAGCGAGTAAGGACAGTAAGTAACGCATCGTCGTTATTATGTTcgtaaataaatcattttttcttacagCTCGAACAAACTTCATGATAAAACACGTTTCAAACTTGACCCAAGGATGTGCTCAGACTACATATTCCGAAAAATTActtatttctaaaaattgaaaaatataaatgttaCGGATTTGTCGTGATGTTCAAATCTTCAGGATTCAGCCGAATGTTCGGTCCAATAAAGACACGACATTCTCAACTCgagtgagagaaatttcaacaaatcaCCCTTTGTCCACGCCTATGTTTCCGAAATTGTAGGCACGATGATGTTTGCCCTTAAGAGTAGCCTCGATATCCGGATGGTTGAAAACCATTGCGTCCGTAACTCGCGCTTCCTCGGTACGGGTAGGAATCATATCCTGCACTGTCTCTTCCTCCATAACCATTGTAGCCACGTCTAGTATTCCCGTAAACCGAATATCCATCATCATAAACTCCAGATCCAATACCATCGTTAGAATCCAGTCCTACAACTCCGTAATTAGGACCGTAACCAGAAGAACCAGATCCATATCCAGTAGTGCCGTAATAACCGTACCTGAAATTCACGAACTTTACGGTTTGTATTTGCTCGCCAAGTAGCTGACTAGTAGGTCTAATTGACAAACTTCAAATAGCAGTACGACGAGACGTGACTCTAAGATTCGTGTTTGAGAACGCCGATCAATGAACCCGGCTCACAATTAGATAGCGCGATATTACACAACAATTTCCCGAGAATTTCCCGAGCAAAGTTACAAAACACACGCTCGTATCTAGAGCGCCTTCGAGAGCCCCTACACGAGATTGGAACggtaattgaattaatttattttcagcaAAGCTCTCTCTGGCACAAAACGAAGCGAAGCACGGACAAGCGCTGTTCACCCTTTCAGGATTGAGCCCCATCGAGCAATCGGTTTGTGTACCTACCGTCCCAGAACTACCAAGATTCTTTCAACTGGCAGAGAATCTACTCGAACTCTTTTTCGTCGTTTTTCAACCGCGTGGGCGTCGCGAGAGCTCCTCTTTGCTTACCCTGTATGTCCTCCGCCAATAATTCCATTCCCGTATCCTCCAGCACGATAACCGCGATAACCAGGTGCCAGCCCGGCACCTTGATATATATTCCCAGACCCGTATGTGGACCCGCCTTCGATGCCGGGATACACTCCGATGCCACTTCTTATACCCCCAAAACCACTCTCTCCTCCAGGGCCGCCATCAAAGCGGTAATCTCTACTCGAGTGAAATACTATAACAAAAAAGTTCGGTTCATAAAAAGTATCAGATATCTCATGAAAACTCGCATTTTCTGcatatattcttttttcacgCGGTTCACGTAGTCCTCAAACGAGCTCGTTTCAAGTGCAGCCATAAAACTATACGCCAAGCCAGTTTTATTTCAGTAGGGGAGACCGGGGCACGATGGATCCccctaaaaattttacaattttttatcttcaaatAACTCTGTGTCCTTTAATTCTACCTCTATTGAATTAATCATTGATTATCTATCAAtatgtaaaacaaaaacattcatATTTCGGAGCAAATGCCTTTTAccgaaatataatttttttttttcatatattaagacgtttttttccaaaaaaatgttgcataCTTTAATTCAACACATACTAAACAAACCTCTCGTA
Above is a genomic segment from Neodiprion pinetum isolate iyNeoPine1 chromosome 1, iyNeoPine1.2, whole genome shotgun sequence containing:
- the LOC124210816 gene encoding heterogeneous nuclear ribonucleoprotein A1, encoding MRTTYLSFLFLCLLALNCAVVGSAKLRESASTTGSKVTGESKDLDASASSDVFHSSRDYRFDGGPGGESGFGGIRSGIGVYPGIEGGSTYGSGNIYQGAGLAPGYRGYRAGGYGNGIIGGGHTGYGYYGTTGYGSGSSGYGPNYGVVGLDSNDGIGSGVYDDGYSVYGNTRRGYNGYGGRDSAGYDSYPYRGSASYGRNGFQPSGYRGYS